AGCCAGCGTCGCCAGAAGGCCTTTCCACACATCAATGTCAAAATATACCGTAAAGGCGACCAGCAAACTCAAAGGCAGTAAGAAGTTGTACAACTTGCCTTGGGTATCTGCCTGTTCAAATTCCTGCTCTATCGCTTTTGCCGCATACTGATCCGGGGTTTGCACTTCTTCAAGATCAACTTGCGCCAGCGCAGGGTTGCCGCCACGCGCCGCCAGCTCTGCTTTTTTCATTGGGCCAAAGAGCGGGATCACACCAAGTACCACCAGCGGCACCATAATCACAGCCACCCATGCGTACAGCATGTAGGGAATAGCCGCAATATACGTGCTGATCCCTTGCCCTTCCGGGGCCACGCCGTTATCAACCAGAAGGCCACCAAAAAATACCGCCCAGGTCGACAGCGGAACCAGCACACAGATAGGCGCAGCCGTTGAGTCCACAACATAAGCCAGCATTTCGCGGGAAATTTTAAATTTATCGGTCACCCGGCGCATAGTTTCGCCCACGGTCAGGGCATTAAGGTAGTCGTCAATAAAGATCACCACGCCCAGCACATAAGTCATCAATAGCGACGACTTGGACCCTTTGGCCAGTTTTAAAGCACTGCGGCCAAAAGCAAGCGCACCGCCGGTATGCACCAGCAACGCAATCAGGGCACCAAAGGAGCCACAAACCAAAATCAGCCAGCCGATGGTTTCATCACCCATCACTTTAAGAGATACCGCAGCAAAGTTTGTCAGTACGCCCGATATATCCACTAAAGCCAAGCCAACCAGGGCCCCAATCACCAGAGATAAAATTGGACGACGAAGAATAATTGCCAGTGTTAACACGACAACAGGGGGAATAATGCTAATTGCACTGGGCTCAGCCATAACCATTTCCCAAATTCTTATAAACACAAAAGCACGCCTGGCAAGGCGAGCAAGTTCTGCCTAATTTTGGGTTGACTAAATGCTGTATGGCCCTCATTGAAACATCGCAGCGAAAATAAACGCAGTTCAATGCGACGTCAATCATTTTTAGTCACTTTTTTACGATTTTTATTCAGGAGGTATTGTGTGCCTGTCTCTTTCGTTTTGTTTATGTATACTAGCCGCTTTTAACTCAGCAGAAGAAGAATAAGATGATTGGAATAGGCGAAGGTGCAGCCATCAGTGCGGCGTTGGTTTGGGCGTTTTCAACTTTGCTGTACAAACGCTTTAGCCACCACCTGAGTCCGTTCGAGTTAAATGTCAGTAAGGGCGTGATTGCTTCAGCCTTGATGGTGCTTTGTCTGCTCCTTGTTCAGGACATCCGCTATCCAGCTCAGTTATCGAGCTGGGCCTGGCTTATCGCCAGTGGCGTACTCGGTATTGCCATTGGCGACAGCGCCTACTTTGCCGCACTCAGAAATATCGGCCCGGCGCGCACCTTAGTGGTAGAAAGCCTGGCACCTGCAATTGCGGGCATGCTGAATATGCTGATCCTGGGCGTCTACCTGGGTCCGGTTGCCTGGCTGGGTATTTTAGTAACCACTTTTGGCGTGATACTGGCGATAAAACCTGGCAAAGCGCAGCCCATTCCCAATC
The DNA window shown above is from Pseudoalteromonas viridis and carries:
- a CDS encoding Na+/H+ antiporter NhaC family protein, yielding MAEPSAISIIPPVVVLTLAIILRRPILSLVIGALVGLALVDISGVLTNFAAVSLKVMGDETIGWLILVCGSFGALIALLVHTGGALAFGRSALKLAKGSKSSLLMTYVLGVVIFIDDYLNALTVGETMRRVTDKFKISREMLAYVVDSTAAPICVLVPLSTWAVFFGGLLVDNGVAPEGQGISTYIAAIPYMLYAWVAVIMVPLVVLGVIPLFGPMKKAELAARGGNPALAQVDLEEVQTPDQYAAKAIEQEFEQADTQGKLYNFLLPLSLLVAFTVYFDIDVWKGLLATLAVTMPFYLAQRLMPLADMLEQMINGFKCMLPAIGTVIAAFIFKDVCDQLLLPQYVINTLSPYMTAGLLPAMVFLSMAILAFATGSSWGIFAVTIPIVLPLAVAVDANIPLVIGALLSASSFGSQACFYSDSTVLAAQGSDCNLVSHAITQLPYALLAACIAFVGFLVIA
- a CDS encoding DMT family transporter; this encodes MIGIGEGAAISAALVWAFSTLLYKRFSHHLSPFELNVSKGVIASALMVLCLLLVQDIRYPAQLSSWAWLIASGVLGIAIGDSAYFAALRNIGPARTLVVESLAPAIAGMLNMLILGVYLGPVAWLGILVTTFGVILAIKPGKAQPIPNPKHYFLGIAFALSAATCQAAGMVLSKGALNNESIGSLWAALIRLASGTFFVACLVACLKSHSLNKALTLRQLSGKRWLFVAVFFGTFIGLWLQLISVNHTDPAIAQTIFATAPLMVMTLSLIRKEAVTRAMLCGGAIALFGVFLLLQG